One Labilithrix sp. DNA window includes the following coding sequences:
- a CDS encoding TrmB family transcriptional regulator, whose protein sequence is MSEPDRIVSALVAVGFSLNESRAYAALLVESPATGYEVGVRAQIPRSAVYGVLRRLVKAGAARSIAGSPERFAPAPAEDLLVLLRKRFETSTEQLEEAIRDLDVAPKAPDAFTVHGYARILEEAERLVRGAQHRLVISGWPREIEQLSPELKRAAKRKVYAVVFSHAELPPLPVETFSYGLPERGLEEFWKHRLVVVADDRRSLIGATEMNDGDNAVVSETPAIAEIATSQVALDITLLSQRQQRDVGDVMARMLGDRVGRLDTLLARPDARPRAKAAR, encoded by the coding sequence ATGAGCGAGCCGGATCGGATCGTTTCGGCGCTCGTGGCGGTGGGGTTCAGCCTGAACGAATCGCGGGCGTACGCCGCGCTCCTCGTCGAGAGCCCCGCGACGGGCTACGAGGTCGGGGTCCGCGCGCAGATCCCGCGTTCGGCGGTGTACGGCGTGCTTCGCCGCCTCGTGAAAGCAGGCGCCGCGCGCTCGATCGCGGGCTCGCCCGAGCGCTTCGCGCCGGCGCCGGCGGAGGACCTGCTCGTCCTCCTGCGGAAGCGGTTCGAGACGTCGACGGAGCAGCTCGAAGAGGCGATCCGCGATCTCGACGTCGCGCCGAAGGCCCCCGACGCGTTCACGGTGCACGGCTACGCGCGGATCCTCGAGGAGGCGGAGCGCCTCGTGCGCGGGGCGCAGCACCGGCTCGTGATCAGCGGCTGGCCGCGCGAGATCGAGCAGCTCTCGCCGGAGCTGAAGCGCGCGGCGAAGCGGAAGGTCTACGCGGTGGTGTTCTCGCACGCCGAGCTGCCGCCGCTCCCGGTCGAGACCTTCAGCTACGGCCTGCCCGAGCGCGGGCTCGAGGAGTTCTGGAAGCACCGGCTCGTCGTCGTCGCCGACGATCGCCGCTCCCTCATCGGCGCGACGGAGATGAACGACGGCGACAACGCGGTCGTGAGCGAGACGCCCGCGATCGCGGAGATCGCGACGAGCCAGGTCGCGCTCGACATCACGCTCCTGTCGCAGAGGCAGCAGCGCGACGTCGGCGACGTGATGGCGCGGATGCTCGGCGACCGCGTCGGCCGCCTCGACACGCTGCTCGCGCGACCGGACGCGCGCCCGCGCGCGAAGGCGGCCCGATGA
- a CDS encoding cytochrome c maturation protein CcmE, which yields MNAMADDGIEKEEARRLALESGHIVEQPAPVELPVRRRREEDEEEEEEGAARKRLLLVIPLVAAAAAIVAIVLVGMQDKGIYSKPVDELVAQKGKYVGKAVRAEGTLVHGSIAKQDSPCEYRFRIEKNGTEIPVRYAKCIVPDTFKDVPGMDLGVTVEGELKASGDFEASNVLAKCPSKYEMKEKQANGEKVPHVAVTPAMTP from the coding sequence ATGAACGCGATGGCCGACGACGGGATCGAAAAAGAAGAAGCGCGGAGGCTCGCGCTCGAGTCGGGGCACATCGTCGAGCAACCGGCGCCCGTCGAGCTCCCGGTGCGCCGTCGCCGTGAAGAGGACGAGGAAGAAGAGGAGGAGGGCGCCGCGAGGAAGCGGCTCCTCCTCGTCATCCCCCTCGTCGCGGCCGCGGCGGCGATCGTCGCGATCGTCCTCGTCGGCATGCAAGACAAGGGGATCTACTCGAAGCCCGTCGACGAGCTCGTCGCTCAGAAGGGCAAGTACGTCGGGAAGGCGGTCCGCGCCGAAGGCACGCTCGTCCACGGCTCGATCGCGAAGCAGGATAGCCCGTGCGAGTACCGCTTCCGCATCGAGAAGAACGGGACCGAGATCCCCGTTCGCTACGCGAAGTGCATCGTCCCCGACACGTTCAAGGACGTGCCGGGGATGGACCTCGGCGTCACGGTCGAAGGCGAGCTGAAGGCGAGCGGTGACTTCGAGGCGTCGAACGTCCTCGCGAAGTGCCCGAGCAAGTACGAGATGAAAGAGAAGCAGGCGAACGGCGAGAAGGTCCCGCACGTCGCGGTGACTCCCGCGATGACTCCCTGA
- a CDS encoding HNH endonuclease gives MTDVLSRPVLVLNRVFQPVQLTTAKRAFVLLYGGAAHALDEHGEEYDFDLWRHLPVRDHDDSVPIIGGSLRIPRVLHLHRYDRTPKVTVRLTRRNIMFRDAHQCQYCAKTPPLRDLNIDHVMPRSRGGGDTWENLVTACRVCNLRKGWKTPEEANMRLQRRPFRPKWSMTAQLLLGSGTKYREWEPFLKAS, from the coding sequence ATGACCGACGTACTTTCGAGACCGGTCCTCGTCCTGAATCGAGTGTTCCAGCCTGTTCAGCTGACGACCGCGAAGCGCGCGTTCGTCCTCCTCTACGGCGGCGCCGCTCACGCGTTGGACGAGCACGGTGAAGAATACGACTTCGATCTCTGGCGCCACCTCCCCGTCCGCGACCACGACGACAGCGTGCCCATCATCGGCGGGTCGCTCCGGATCCCGCGCGTCCTCCACCTCCATCGCTACGACCGCACGCCGAAGGTCACCGTGCGGCTCACGCGCCGGAACATCATGTTCCGCGACGCGCACCAGTGTCAGTACTGCGCGAAGACCCCGCCGCTCCGCGATCTCAACATCGACCACGTGATGCCGCGCTCCCGCGGCGGCGGCGACACCTGGGAGAACCTCGTGACCGCGTGCCGGGTCTGCAACCTCCGCAAGGGCTGGAAGACGCCCGAAGAGGCGAACATGCGCCTCCAGCGACGGCCGTTCCGACCCAAGTGGTCGATGACCGCGCAGCTCCTCCTCGGCTCGGGCACGAAGTACCGAGAGTGGGAGCCGTTCCTCAAAGCTTCGTGA
- a CDS encoding AgmX/PglI C-terminal domain-containing protein gives MHSILFRAAFAASASLVFVLAACGGDPKDPKTPASSSGSDDPSSTFSSSGGGSSGAAESSSGGGGEPTPVGPTTTTTQLGDGGDLQGAKLGGKVHTETESKGESGPASTGGKSANEPGRSLADISAIVKARREDARACYDKALPSHPGMEGNLDIKWTIDPKGNVTEASLDTSKSQILDQGVANCVIDIIKKIKFAESKGGYETRAHYPFDFHPRTFTPKPAGSGGK, from the coding sequence ATGCATTCCATCCTGTTTCGGGCTGCCTTCGCCGCGTCGGCGTCGCTCGTCTTCGTCCTCGCCGCGTGCGGAGGCGACCCCAAGGATCCGAAGACCCCGGCCTCGAGCTCGGGCAGCGACGATCCGTCGAGCACGTTCTCGTCGTCGGGCGGCGGGTCGTCCGGTGCGGCGGAGTCGTCCTCCGGCGGCGGCGGCGAGCCGACGCCGGTGGGACCGACGACGACGACGACCCAGCTCGGCGACGGCGGCGATCTGCAGGGCGCGAAGCTCGGCGGCAAGGTCCACACCGAGACCGAGTCGAAGGGCGAGAGCGGGCCGGCCAGCACCGGCGGCAAGAGCGCGAACGAGCCGGGGCGAAGCCTCGCCGACATCAGCGCGATCGTGAAGGCGCGCCGCGAGGACGCGCGCGCTTGCTACGACAAGGCGCTGCCCTCCCATCCCGGGATGGAGGGGAACCTCGACATCAAGTGGACGATCGACCCGAAGGGCAACGTCACCGAGGCGTCGCTCGACACGAGCAAGAGCCAGATCCTCGATCAGGGCGTCGCCAACTGCGTCATCGACATCATCAAGAAGATCAAGTTCGCCGAGAGCAAGGGCGGCTACGAGACGCGGGCGCACTACCCGTTCGACTTCCACCCGAGGACGTTCACGCCGAAGCCGGCCGGCAGCGGCGGAAAGTAG
- a CDS encoding OmpA family protein — MSMRKFMVWSGAVAMALAIAGCGHTDEEMAAKQREIDKLSADMKAAKAQIADDQAKYSDAQNQIEKLKEQARQAGLSSQAEMDKLKQALAEYKQRADQLAIIEQRFRELRSKLDKLNNVGVKVVPRNNRLVVQLPGDILFDSGKDELKPQGKEVLSQVAEVIRSDKDLNNRYFLVAGHTDNAKYPTGGQFKDNWGLSLMRARQVNLFLVDEHKADPKKKGDVNGGGLNPKRWAPVGYGEFDPIAGSVESQTKDDMAKNRRVELVVQPNVEEMLNLGNIK, encoded by the coding sequence ATGAGCATGCGGAAGTTCATGGTTTGGTCGGGCGCTGTCGCCATGGCCCTCGCGATCGCCGGCTGCGGCCACACCGACGAAGAGATGGCGGCGAAGCAGCGCGAGATCGACAAGCTCTCGGCCGACATGAAGGCCGCGAAGGCGCAGATCGCGGACGATCAGGCGAAGTACTCGGACGCGCAGAACCAGATCGAGAAGCTGAAGGAGCAGGCGCGTCAGGCCGGCCTCTCGTCGCAGGCCGAGATGGACAAGTTGAAGCAGGCGCTCGCCGAGTACAAGCAGCGCGCCGACCAGCTCGCCATCATCGAGCAGCGCTTCCGCGAGCTTCGCTCGAAGCTCGACAAGCTCAATAACGTCGGCGTCAAGGTCGTGCCGCGCAACAACCGCCTCGTCGTCCAGCTCCCGGGCGACATCCTCTTCGACTCCGGCAAGGACGAGCTGAAGCCGCAGGGCAAGGAAGTCCTCAGCCAGGTCGCGGAGGTCATTCGCTCCGACAAGGACCTCAACAACCGCTACTTCCTCGTCGCCGGCCACACCGACAACGCGAAGTACCCGACGGGCGGACAGTTCAAGGACAACTGGGGCCTCTCGCTGATGCGCGCGCGCCAGGTCAACCTGTTCCTCGTCGACGAGCACAAGGCGGACCCGAAGAAGAAGGGCGACGTCAACGGCGGCGGACTCAACCCGAAGCGCTGGGCCCCCGTCGGCTACGGCGAGTTCGACCCCATCGCGGGCTCGGTCGAGTCGCAGACGAAGGACGACATGGCGAAGAACCGCCGCGTCGAGCTCGTCGTTCAGCCGAACGTCGAGGAGATGCTGAACCTCGGCAACATCAAGTAG